In one window of Prevotella sp. E13-17 DNA:
- a CDS encoding STM3941 family protein, whose product MKEIRIYHSLWRMLLMMTGCVTFVYVAILMCGDDRIPRMICGVLAVLFFGFGFFAFSYMLIMERLMGSPYISVSDQQVIVRGVRPFVVHFCDVEAFQLIKMNSQTFISIHFKPNVELAKIEEGNFFLRLLRRFNNKLTGAQEHISTTGLGMKPQELLNILNERLRNSAR is encoded by the coding sequence ATGAAAGAAATCCGTATCTATCACTCTTTGTGGCGAATGCTCTTGATGATGACAGGATGTGTAACCTTTGTATATGTTGCAATACTGATGTGTGGTGATGATCGCATCCCGCGTATGATTTGCGGTGTGCTCGCTGTTTTGTTTTTCGGCTTTGGCTTCTTTGCCTTTTCTTATATGCTCATCATGGAGCGCCTGATGGGTAGTCCCTATATTTCGGTGTCGGACCAGCAGGTCATCGTCAGGGGTGTCCGTCCTTTTGTGGTTCATTTCTGCGATGTTGAGGCTTTTCAATTGATTAAGATGAACTCTCAGACGTTCATATCCATACACTTTAAACCCAACGTGGAACTGGCCAAAATAGAGGAAGGCAATTTCTTCTTGCGCCTGCTTCGCCGGTTCAACAACAAGCTGACGGGCGCCCAGGAGCATATCTCCACCACGGGCCTCGGCATGAAGCCTCAAGAACTGCTCAACATACTGAATGAGCGACTGCGGAATTCCGCGCGTTGA
- a CDS encoding RNA-binding domain-containing protein, with amino-acid sequence MEYTDFKRLIDSLLVKNKETEWIEFKENFHSKEEIGERISALSNSAFLCNMPYGYIIYGVNDDTLKVVGTDFYATRKKVGNEELESWLSTRLSPRIDFEIIDDFDYEDKGHVCVFRIPAATNQPVSFLHEEYVRVGSTTRKLRDFPQKEAKIWKGGQKALEKIVVKEKLTATQVLSLLSAETYFDMMKLPLPSDTMGIIDRMLAEKIVIQDEVGYSITELGALLFAKRLSDFDDLRRKMVRVIVYKGKSKLDIVREQSFDAGYAISFKTMVEWINSQLPANEEIGQALRSTVTMYPEIAVREIVANMLVHQDFSEKGFPMVEIYTDRIDVSNPGQPIISVERFIDEYNSRNSSLADLMRRLGICEELGSGLDKAVAAIELFQLPPLRFTVQEARTTVTLFAYRKYADLDRQERIYACYQHACLKYVTNDKMTNLTLRERLGIDKQNYPMASRIIRDTLVAGKIKEEKTENQSRNNKGYVPFWA; translated from the coding sequence ATGGAATATACAGATTTCAAAAGGCTTATAGATAGCCTGTTGGTTAAGAATAAGGAAACGGAATGGATTGAGTTCAAGGAGAACTTCCATTCCAAGGAAGAAATTGGGGAGCGGATTTCAGCCCTTTCCAATAGTGCTTTCCTTTGCAATATGCCTTATGGCTATATAATATATGGAGTTAATGACGATACGCTGAAGGTTGTTGGGACGGACTTCTACGCAACACGGAAGAAGGTTGGTAATGAAGAACTGGAGTCATGGCTGTCAACTCGCCTTAGTCCTCGTATTGACTTTGAGATTATCGATGATTTCGATTATGAGGACAAAGGGCATGTCTGCGTATTCAGGATTCCTGCAGCCACGAATCAGCCTGTTTCTTTTCTTCATGAGGAATATGTCAGAGTTGGCTCAACAACGAGGAAGTTGAGGGACTTTCCGCAGAAGGAGGCGAAAATATGGAAAGGTGGACAGAAGGCATTAGAGAAAATCGTGGTCAAGGAAAAATTGACAGCGACACAAGTGTTGTCTTTGCTGAGTGCAGAGACGTATTTTGATATGATGAAACTTCCTTTGCCTTCAGATACGATGGGTATCATAGACCGTATGCTTGCGGAAAAGATTGTGATTCAAGACGAGGTGGGATACAGCATCACTGAACTTGGTGCCCTGTTGTTTGCAAAGCGCCTGTCTGATTTTGACGACTTACGGAGGAAGATGGTACGGGTTATTGTGTATAAGGGGAAAAGCAAACTTGACATAGTTCGTGAGCAATCCTTTGATGCCGGCTATGCTATTAGTTTCAAGACGATGGTTGAGTGGATTAACAGCCAACTCCCTGCCAATGAAGAGATTGGTCAGGCACTCCGTTCTACGGTTACTATGTATCCTGAGATTGCTGTCAGAGAGATTGTTGCCAACATGCTGGTACATCAGGATTTTAGCGAGAAAGGGTTCCCCATGGTAGAAATATATACTGACCGAATAGATGTATCCAACCCAGGACAGCCTATTATCAGTGTAGAAAGGTTTATTGACGAATACAATTCACGCAACTCATCATTAGCAGACCTCATGCGTCGGTTGGGCATTTGTGAAGAATTAGGTAGTGGTCTTGACAAGGCTGTGGCGGCTATTGAGTTGTTTCAACTTCCACCACTTCGTTTTACAGTTCAAGAGGCCCGAACAACTGTAACATTGTTTGCTTATCGCAAATATGCAGACCTTGACAGACAAGAGCGTATATATGCTTGCTATCAGCATGCTTGTCTGAAGTATGTCACTAATGACAAAATGACCAACCTCACACTTAGGGAACGTCTTGGAATAGACAAACAGAACTACCCGATGGCATCACGTATTATAAGGGACACTTTGGTTGCAGGAAAGATCAAGGAGGAGAAGACGGAGAACCAAAGCCGGAACAATAAAGGGTATGTGCCATTTTGGGCTTAG
- a CDS encoding nucleoside kinase — translation MLQIRCKNNNVTKSFPEGTSLLDVYQEFADDIKLPYPVVSAKVNNASQGLKFRLYQNRDVEFLDARAGSGHRAYVRSLCFLLYKSTQDLFPGSKLFIEHAISRGFYCNFKKRTNEPLTEADVANIKKRMQEIVGLDMPFRRNEATIEEAVRVFSERGFSDKVKLLETSGQLYSDYYTLGDTPDYYYGPLVPSAGYLKVWDLQSYEDGMLLRVPDWNDPTKVAEYVDMPKTYSMFAEKTRWDIIMRLSNAGDVNKAILKGHASDLIQVSEALQEKKIVQIAEEIDRRFHREEKPVRLVLITGPSSSGKTTFCKRLSIQLQACGLRPISFSTDDYFVNRLDTPKLPNGDYDFDNIETVDYHLLEDHLIRLMKGERVEVPEYNFVTGMREWNGKKLKLSNDTVLIIEGIHALNPLLTKSIDDSAKFKIYISALTSISLDDHNWIPTQDNRLLRRIIRDYNKGAFTAQETIAQWKNVCEAEDKWIFPYQETADVMFNSALNIEFAVLRTHAEIILASVPRNCPEYAEAHRLMKFIHLFLPISDKEIPPTSIMREFVGGSSFKYVR, via the coding sequence ATGCTTCAAATTCGCTGTAAAAACAACAATGTGACCAAGAGCTTTCCCGAAGGGACCTCGCTGCTCGACGTCTATCAGGAGTTTGCCGATGACATCAAGCTCCCCTATCCAGTGGTCTCTGCCAAGGTGAACAATGCCTCGCAAGGGCTGAAATTCCGCCTGTATCAGAACCGCGACGTGGAGTTTCTCGACGCTCGGGCTGGCTCGGGCCACCGTGCCTATGTGCGCTCGTTGTGCTTTCTGCTCTATAAATCCACTCAGGATTTGTTTCCCGGGTCAAAGCTGTTTATCGAGCATGCCATCTCGCGCGGCTTCTATTGCAACTTCAAGAAGCGCACCAACGAGCCACTGACCGAAGCGGATGTGGCCAACATCAAAAAGCGGATGCAGGAGATCGTGGGCCTCGACATGCCCTTCCGCCGCAACGAAGCAACGATAGAAGAGGCTGTACGCGTGTTTTCTGAACGGGGCTTCAGCGACAAGGTGAAACTGCTGGAGACCAGCGGACAGCTTTACAGCGACTACTACACGCTGGGCGACACGCCCGACTACTACTACGGACCGCTGGTGCCTTCGGCTGGTTATCTGAAGGTGTGGGACCTGCAAAGCTATGAAGACGGCATGCTGCTGCGTGTGCCCGACTGGAACGATCCCACCAAGGTGGCGGAGTATGTGGACATGCCCAAGACCTACAGCATGTTTGCCGAGAAGACGCGTTGGGACATCATCATGCGACTGTCGAATGCGGGCGATGTGAACAAAGCTATCTTGAAGGGACATGCCTCGGACCTGATACAGGTGTCGGAAGCACTACAAGAGAAGAAGATTGTGCAGATAGCCGAAGAGATAGACCGCCGCTTCCATCGCGAGGAGAAGCCCGTCAGACTGGTGCTCATCACCGGACCATCGAGCTCAGGCAAGACCACGTTCTGCAAGCGACTCAGCATTCAACTGCAGGCCTGCGGACTGCGCCCCATCTCTTTCTCTACCGACGACTACTTCGTGAACCGTCTGGACACGCCCAAACTTCCCAATGGCGATTATGATTTCGACAACATCGAAACCGTTGACTACCACTTGCTGGAAGACCATCTGATCAGACTGATGAAGGGCGAACGCGTGGAAGTGCCTGAATACAACTTCGTGACAGGCATGCGCGAATGGAACGGCAAGAAGCTGAAACTGTCCAACGATACGGTATTGATCATCGAGGGCATCCACGCTCTGAACCCACTGCTCACCAAGAGCATCGACGACTCGGCTAAATTCAAGATCTACATCTCGGCACTGACCAGCATCTCACTGGATGATCACAACTGGATTCCGACGCAAGACAACCGACTGCTGCGCCGCATCATTCGCGATTACAACAAGGGTGCCTTTACGGCGCAGGAAACCATTGCTCAGTGGAAGAACGTGTGCGAGGCTGAAGACAAGTGGATATTCCCCTACCAAGAGACTGCCGACGTGATGTTCAACTCGGCCCTCAACATCGAGTTTGCTGTGCTGCGCACGCATGCAGAAATCATTTTGGCCTCAGTACCCAGAAATTGTCCGGAGTATGCCGAGGCCCACAGGCTGATGAAGTTCATCCATCTGTTCCTGCCCATCAGCGACAAAGAAATACCACCCACATCAATCATGCGAGAGTTCGTGGGTGGATCGAGCTTCAAATATGTACGATAA
- the menD gene encoding 2-succinyl-5-enolpyruvyl-6-hydroxy-3-cyclohexene-1-carboxylate synthase, with protein sequence MYCNKENVNILTALLVKHGICHAVVCPGSRNAAIVHNLNECPEIQCYPVTDERSAGFYALGMTQALKQPVAVCVTSGTALLNLAPAVAEAYYQHRPVVVISADRPQQWIDQLDGQTLPQSDALGRFVKKAVTLVEPHDDEERWYCNRLINEALMERQAPVHINVPISEPLFRFTTPSLPDERKIDFTPAEASNITLTHVCRMFLQAKRPMLIAGQPMNPLLEEAVLMVKDDEAYVPDFVLYTGGSIVSKHVKRFLRRAKETWAVNPTGEVNDTFMNLTHVVQGDPEVVADLIRFNLEEVSHPFVQKWETLLAQVRQQKAAEVLPYSQAATVKYFEEQCSMAHAKAGSQPIVHYANSMAIRLANIYSSSQVYCNRGVNGIEGSLSTAAGFSCVTDDSVFCVIGDLSFFYDQNALWNQNLSGNFRILLLNNGKGVIFDHLPGLDQSPARDRLVAAQHQTSAEGICRQNHVAYRQACTMEDMKKGIDWLVGAESQCPMLLEVCL encoded by the coding sequence ATGTATTGCAACAAAGAAAATGTAAATATCCTCACGGCCTTGCTCGTGAAACATGGCATTTGTCATGCCGTCGTGTGTCCTGGCAGTCGCAATGCAGCCATCGTACACAATCTGAACGAGTGTCCCGAAATACAATGTTACCCCGTCACCGACGAGCGTTCGGCAGGCTTTTATGCACTGGGCATGACGCAGGCACTGAAGCAGCCTGTGGCGGTATGCGTCACCAGTGGCACCGCACTGCTCAACCTGGCACCCGCCGTTGCCGAAGCCTACTATCAGCATCGCCCCGTGGTGGTTATCTCGGCCGATCGTCCGCAGCAGTGGATAGACCAGCTCGACGGACAGACATTGCCTCAGTCCGACGCCCTCGGGCGCTTTGTCAAGAAGGCCGTGACGCTGGTGGAACCCCACGATGACGAGGAGCGATGGTATTGTAACCGCCTGATCAACGAGGCTTTGATGGAGAGGCAGGCACCCGTACATATCAATGTGCCTATCTCCGAGCCCCTGTTCCGTTTCACCACACCGTCGCTTCCCGACGAGCGGAAGATTGATTTCACCCCTGCCGAAGCCAGCAATATCACGCTGACCCACGTCTGCCGCATGTTTCTGCAGGCCAAGCGCCCCATGCTGATAGCCGGTCAACCCATGAACCCGTTGCTGGAAGAAGCCGTGCTGATGGTGAAAGACGACGAAGCCTATGTGCCCGACTTTGTGCTCTATACTGGTGGCTCGATTGTCAGCAAGCACGTGAAGCGCTTCCTGCGTCGAGCCAAAGAAACGTGGGCTGTCAACCCGACAGGCGAGGTGAACGACACCTTCATGAACCTGACCCACGTCGTTCAGGGCGACCCAGAGGTGGTGGCCGACCTCATTCGTTTCAATCTCGAAGAGGTGTCGCATCCCTTCGTGCAGAAGTGGGAAACACTCTTGGCGCAGGTTCGACAGCAGAAAGCAGCCGAGGTGTTGCCCTATTCGCAGGCAGCAACGGTGAAATATTTCGAGGAACAGTGCTCCATGGCGCATGCAAAGGCAGGCTCTCAGCCCATCGTTCATTATGCCAACAGTATGGCCATCCGCCTGGCAAACATCTATTCCAGTTCGCAGGTCTATTGCAATCGTGGCGTGAATGGCATCGAGGGGTCGCTGTCAACAGCGGCAGGTTTCTCGTGTGTCACTGACGATAGCGTCTTCTGCGTCATTGGCGACCTCAGTTTCTTCTACGATCAGAATGCCCTGTGGAACCAGAATCTCAGTGGCAATTTCCGCATCTTGCTGCTGAACAATGGCAAGGGTGTCATCTTCGACCATCTGCCGGGGCTCGACCAAAGTCCGGCTCGCGACCGTCTTGTGGCTGCTCAGCACCAGACTTCGGCCGAGGGCATCTGTCGTCAGAACCATGTTGCCTATCGTCAAGCCTGCACAATGGAAGACATGAAAAAAGGCATCGACTGGCTGGTTGGTGCCGAAAGTCAATGCCCTATGTTGTTAGAGGTCTGTCTTTAA
- a CDS encoding isochorismate synthase codes for MTAFALYRLPHQQEVTLVEQTTGNPTEITSLQELNGRQGFVVAPFQTSAECPVLLIRPDRVQTFRNYALGIVPLLSENGAAFLPVKCHFTARKAPLPSCERADYASDFARFHQQLREGRFRKIVLSRCAEQLFDDDADPLQLFGRACEYYPRLFISLVYTPQSGYWLTATPEVLLEGQNGRWHTMALAGTMTLEGDDLNGEGERVQWSDKNIQEQRYVASYIMDCLTHLATDIREEGPRTVRAANLVHLRSDFTFNLLDDACVGNLISQLHPTPAVCGLPKAETYRFIQEHEHTPRRYYSGFMGPLHLQSATHLYVTLRCMQIAEGKYRLYAGGGLLKDSVEEQEWQETEAKLETMRQCIATKKM; via the coding sequence TTGCCTCATCAACAAGAAGTCACGTTGGTGGAGCAAACAACTGGCAATCCTACAGAAATCACATCTTTGCAGGAGCTAAATGGGCGTCAGGGATTTGTTGTGGCGCCATTTCAGACCTCTGCCGAATGTCCCGTGTTGCTCATTCGTCCCGATCGTGTTCAGACCTTCCGCAACTATGCCCTTGGAATAGTGCCACTTCTCTCAGAGAATGGTGCCGCTTTTCTACCCGTAAAGTGCCACTTTACTGCCCGTAAAGCGCCGCTTCCGTCTTGTGAGCGTGCCGATTATGCCTCAGACTTTGCTCGTTTTCATCAACAGTTGCGCGAAGGACGCTTTCGCAAGATTGTGCTCAGCCGTTGTGCCGAGCAGCTCTTCGACGATGATGCTGACCCGCTACAGCTGTTCGGCCGTGCCTGCGAGTACTACCCACGCCTGTTTATCTCGCTGGTCTATACGCCCCAAAGTGGCTATTGGCTCACGGCAACCCCCGAGGTGTTGCTTGAAGGTCAGAACGGCCGGTGGCACACCATGGCGCTGGCAGGCACCATGACGCTGGAGGGCGACGACCTGAATGGCGAGGGCGAGCGTGTGCAGTGGTCAGACAAGAACATTCAGGAACAGCGCTATGTGGCCAGCTATATCATGGACTGCCTGACTCATCTGGCCACCGATATACGCGAAGAAGGTCCCCGAACGGTCCGTGCTGCCAATCTGGTTCACCTGCGCAGCGATTTCACGTTCAACCTGTTAGACGACGCCTGTGTGGGCAATCTGATCAGTCAGCTGCACCCCACACCAGCAGTCTGCGGACTCCCCAAGGCAGAGACCTATCGCTTCATCCAGGAACATGAGCACACGCCACGCCGCTATTACAGCGGTTTCATGGGCCCACTGCACCTGCAGTCCGCCACTCATCTCTACGTCACCCTTCGCTGCATGCAGATTGCCGAGGGCAAATACCGCCTCTATGCCGGCGGTGGACTGCTGAAAGACAGCGTTGAGGAGCAAGAGTGGCAAGAGACTGAGGCTAAACTCGAAACAATGAGACAATGTATTGCAACAAAGAAAATGTAA